TAATTTTTTAACAAATTGATCTGAACTTCTAACTTTCCATCCTCTGGCAGTTAGGTTATTCGCATGTGCGGCTCCTTTACTTGAAGGCTCAGCATTCCCAGTTATATCTAAATAACCATTTTCGGTATTATACGAATCCATTGTTTGAAGTATTTTATCTACTTCTGTTTGGTTTAGTGAGTTTTGACTAACGTTTAAGTTAATCAAACCAGGATTATTAGATATATCTAAACTTATCAGGTTATTATTATACATATTCACGGTACCTTCTCTACCAGCAGGGAAGCAACCAGAAAGATTAGCAGCAGTATAATTGTTATCAGACGATAGAACACTTTTCAAATTCGTTGAAGTCAGGTGCAGAGTGCCGCTCTGGTTACTGTTCCAGGTGAAAAAGTCTTCTAAAAGTGGGAGCTGATTGTACGGTAATGTGCCGGTCATATGTGGATTATCTCTGATGCATACATGCCATATATTAGCTCCTGTATTGCCCCAATTTATTGTATATGTTGGGCTTTGCTGAACTGCTGCACGAAGATCTTCCAGAGAAGGAGCTTCGGATATATCAAGATATGAAAGATTACAACATTCGAGGCAAAGCCTTTTCAGAGATGGAACGTTATGGAGCGTAATGGTATTCAACGATGTACAATAATAACATTCAATAGTATGCAGCGCCGTGAAGTTACTGAAATCCAGCTCAGTTATCGGATTATAGCTTGAAGCCCATACCTGGAGGTAAGGGGCAACATTTTCTAAACCACTGACAGCTATTACATTCTGTTGTTCTAAATTTTCTATTGTATTGGGACCTGGAGTTACTCCCCCATCTGAACCGTCATAACCAATATTGATCTTAGTTACTGCACTCCAGGGCGTTACTACCAGAGTGTTTACTCTTGTCTCTTTTGAGCCAAATTTTACAGTAGGAGATGCAGAATTGGATGTTGAGCCATCACCAAATACCCACTTAATCTCAGGATTACCTGTGACCGTAATAATCGGTGAAAATGACGAACCAGTAGTAATAAACGTAATATTTGCTTCAGGTGTTGGAGGCTCTTTCTTCATATCTTGATTATAGTTTGAATTGTCTTTGTCTGTGTTTAAACTTATACATCCTAGAGTCGAAGCAACTAGAGCAATAATTAATAAAGTTAAAATTAATGAAGTTAAAAATTTAATTTGAGAAGTTCTGCTGAAGAATCTCATAACAGATTCCCTAACAATATTTGTTGAATTTTTTTCCTAAAACTCTATATTATTTTTGAATTTAAATTAAGTTTTAAAGTATATAAGTTTAATTAATTTGAATTATGGGCTTAAAATTAAAATCTATGTGCTTAAAATTAAGACTTATGTATTCAAAATTAAGACTTATACAATTAAAATTAAGACATTACCAAGGATTCTAATTTCAAAATCACATTCTTTTAACCTATTTCATTGTCTTTCTGGTAAGAAACCTTTTATCAAATAATTACCCATTGACACTTCATTCTTTCTATCCTTTACCGGAGTAAAGCCGATTTTGGATGTACTTTTCGAAAAAAGACCTTCTGAGGAAATAAAGGTAAAAATCGTTTTAATTTATTGTTAAATCTCGTTCTAGCTCTTAATAACAGTAGGATTTAAATATAAGGATTGTATGTTTGATTGTCAAGATCTATAGGACGATAATCAATGTGGGTATATTTTTCCTGATCATTCCACGATTCAAAAACTCCCAACCCTAATTCAGCTGCATAAAACTCAACTAGACCTGTAGCCTGTGAACCAACTTCTCTTCTTATATAATCTATCATAACTGAATCTGTTGCTACAGGATCAACTCCAAAGAAAAGAGTTTCTGGGGGTTTGTTACCAAATGATTTCCATAGCGTGGGCGGAGCGGTATTTACATTGGGGTTCCCCATAATACCGTCACCTATAATTAACCTGGTTTTATTTCGGAAAACCGGGTTATTATTAATGTCTGCCAGGAGTTTTGCAAATGAATCGGCATTGTGTGCTGGAGAGCGCCCGTGTGCATCAGCAGTATAGGAAACACTCCCAAAATTATTCTTCAAACTTAATGTTACTCTTCCAACGGTTTTAAATCCATGTCCTTTTAACTGAGGCATGTTGATTATGTAGGTTGCGTTAACAAATATTTTAGCAGGTTTTATTTTTTCAGCGTAAGCTGTGCTTGTTGATGCATATTCCGAGTTATCCGAAACATAACCCGATAGAAAAATATTAGGTCTTCCCTCAATATATGGTCCGGAATTTTCATTTACATAGTACTTTATTTCTTTATCATAGATTCTCTCTCTAAACTGATCATGAACTGGTCTTGAGGGATCGGTTATCCATATATTTTCGGATGGGACACCAATAGATCTCAATCCTTTTATTACCGAATTTACAATTGCTGCGTAATTAAGCATGCTCGTATCTGAATCATCATCAAAATAAAACCCGTTTGTATAATGCCAGTTATTATTGAAATTCACTTTTATTGCAACCGTTTCTCCACTT
This region of Methanosarcina flavescens genomic DNA includes:
- a CDS encoding DUF362 domain-containing protein, yielding MEEDKEHHCHSHNETQSHTFTNHKKTSFKYKISYLSHKFKNSLLFVIFANLFWLVCRSGTKPSRIVYPCQKAAIANISTFAILLLYSEKIKLFLNQDIKLSKLLLGVLVAASIAGLFLLARYNNPIIPPIEPGVHGKVLSESEQEELGINTQYATIPAAYDLPSPHRVVAVHNSNSTTWKGVGNPNNYMNQSEIDKMVEIGIMELTGTTSPQDGWRKIIPYKSGETVAIKVNFNNNWHYTNGFYFDDDSDTSMLNYAAIVNSVIKGLRSIGVPSENIWITDPSRPVHDQFRERIYDKEIKYYVNENSGPYIEGRPNIFLSGYVSDNSEYASTSTAYAEKIKPAKIFVNATYIINMPQLKGHGFKTVGRVTLSLKNNFGSVSYTADAHGRSPAHNADSFAKLLADINNNPVFRNKTRLIIGDGIMGNPNVNTAPPTLWKSFGNKPPETLFFGVDPVATDSVMIDYIRREVGSQATGLVEFYAAELGLGVFESWNDQEKYTHIDYRPIDLDNQTYNPYI